The nucleotide sequence CCAGTTTCGGTACGTCCTCCACGAGGGCCCAGACGTCCGGAAGGTTTTTCGATCCCGCCGTTTTCCCGTCGCGCATTTCCACGAGGACCAGGGCGGAGCCTTCCAGCCGGAATTCATCGAGGAAATGACGGTTCTCCGGCCGGTCCACGTTCACGACCCGGAATCGCAGCCTGCCGCCGGAAAGTTCCTGACGGAACGTTTCCTCGATCGTCCGCCTGGATACCTCCTCGATCTTCCGGCACGAGGAGCAACGGACGTTCCCGACGAAATAGTAGGCGATGAGTCGTCTTCCGCCGATGGAGGCGTCCGCGGAGCCTCCCGCAGGCGGCCCGGAGGGGGCCGGTTTGCCGCGAAATTCCTTTTCCACGATCGTGCCGACACCGGCGGCGACGAACATCAAAAGGCCAATCGTCACGATCCGGCGAAATATCACGGCTTCACGCCCATCCGGGAAAGCCGGGCGGCGACTTCCTCGTATCGCATGACACCTGTTTTCCGGTACGCGACGTTTCCTGCGGGGTCGAAGAAGACGAGGTGAGGGATCGTTTCCACCCGGTATCGCGCCGCGAGAGCCGGCTCCTTGTTGACAAGGACCATCCGGACGATCAGCTTCTCCTTGTAGACCGACCGGACCTGGTCGAGGATCTCCGACTGGGTCTTGCACTGCCGGCACATCCCCAGCCCGAAATCGGCGATCAGCACCCGGTTCCTGCTCCGGGCCAGGCTCACGAGCTCGTCCTCCTCCGCGGAGGTCGATCCGGCCGGGCCGGGAAGCAGGAGGAGCAGGATCGCGATCCCGGTCCGAACCGCGGAAAGGAGCAACGCTGCCGCGCGTGCCGTCATCGGTGGTCCTCGCGGGAGGATGTCGGGTTGAAACGGAACCGGGATTCATGCTACTCTTACATATCGCCAGATGTCAATATGAAGGAGAGTCCATGTCGCTTCGGGAATACGAGATGGTGATGAAATCCGTGGCCGATCCGACCCGGGTGAGGATCCTCAAGCTCCTCGAGGCGGGAGAGATATGCGTCTGCCAGGTCGTCGCCATCCTCGAGCTCAGCCAATCCACCATCTCCAAGCATCTCTACCTGCTGAAGGTGGCGGGGCTGGTCAAGGAGCGGCAGGTGAAAAAGTGGGTCCATTACTCCCTGGACGGTTCGGAGGGATTCCCCTACGCGAGGAAGATGCTCGGCGCATTGAAGGGCTGGCTGAACGACGACGCGATGATCATCCGGGACCGGAAACGCGAGGTCCTGGCCAGGACGCTCGGGCCGATCGAGATCTGCGGGCGGGGAATGAAGCTGCCGTCGCGCCGGATCGCGGCCTGCCGTCCGGCCATCCCGGGAGAGACGGCGGGGTCGGAATGATCCGGCGAAATCCTTGAAGATCGCGATCCTCGGGCCCGGGTGCCCCAGGTGCCGACAGACGGCCGATGCGGTCCGGGAGGCGGTGGAACAGGCGGGCATCGAAGCGACGATCCACAAGGTCGAGGACATCCGGGAGATCGTGCGGTTCAAGGTGCTGATGACGCCCGCCGTCGCCATCGATGGCCTTGTGAGGATCTCCGGCAAGGTCCCGACGGTCGAAGAAGTCAAGGCGCTCCTGGCGGACGGCGGAAAGACATGAGCGAACGCCGTGAACGACAGACCTCCCGAAGGAACTCGGGAGCGACGGCTTCGATCGATCTCCGGGCAATCGCGAAATATCTCGGATCCGGCCTGCTGGCGACGGGAGCCTGGTGGCTGGTGTACCAGGGAATCTCCCCCTTCGCGAAATGGTTCACCTACTCCCTGCTGGCCCTTTCGCCGGGGACGCAATGGACATCGGCCGTCGAGTTTTTCGTCTTCGAGGCGCCAAAGGTCCTGATGCTCCTCACCCTGGTCGTATTCGCGGTGGGGATCGTCCGGTCCTACTTTACGCCGGAGAGAGCTCGTCGGATACTCGCCGGAAGGAGGGAGTCGGCGGGGAACGTGCTGGCTTCCCTGCTGGGAGTCGTCACTCCCTTCTGTTCCTGTTCGGCCGTGCCTCTCT is from Deltaproteobacteria bacterium and encodes:
- a CDS encoding thioredoxin family protein, whose translation is MTARAAALLLSAVRTGIAILLLLLPGPAGSTSAEEDELVSLARSRNRVLIADFGLGMCRQCKTQSEILDQVRSVYKEKLIVRMVLVNKEPALAARYRVETIPHLVFFDPAGNVAYRKTGVMRYEEVAARLSRMGVKP
- a CDS encoding winged helix-turn-helix transcriptional regulator, yielding MSLREYEMVMKSVADPTRVRILKLLEAGEICVCQVVAILELSQSTISKHLYLLKVAGLVKERQVKKWVHYSLDGSEGFPYARKMLGALKGWLNDDAMIIRDRKREVLARTLGPIEICGRGMKLPSRRIAACRPAIPGETAGSE
- a CDS encoding TM0996/MTH895 family glutaredoxin-like protein: MKIAILGPGCPRCRQTADAVREAVEQAGIEATIHKVEDIREIVRFKVLMTPAVAIDGLVRISGKVPTVEEVKALLADGGKT